TGTCTGTTACGAGGAAACAAATGTAATCAGATTTCTATTTTCTTTCACGTTTTAACATCTTTTATCAAATAAAATTCGTACGTCTTGAAAAATAATTTTTCGAATCCTATTTTAAATCCTAAAAAAACAACCATGAAAAAAATAATTTTTTCAACCACTTTTATATTGTCGCTGATGGCTTGCAAAGAAATTTTATCGAAACCAACCGGCAATTTGCAAACGCTTAAATCAAGTACTTCTTTTTATGATTTTAAAATGAAATCATTGGATGGCGATACGATTGATTTTAGTCGTTACAAAGGCAAAAAAATATTGATTGTAAATACCGCATCGAAGTGCGGATTTACGCCACAATACGCGGATTTAGAAAAATTGCACGAACAATATGGTGACAAAGTGGTGATTCTTGGATTTCCAGCAAATAATTTTGCACATCAAGAACCAGGAACCAGCAGTGATATTAAATCATTTTGTGCCAAAAATTACGGTGTAAAATTTCAGATGTTTGAAAAAATTTCGGTGAAAGGTGATGATCAATGCGCATTGTACAAATGGCTTTCTCACAAAGAATTGAACGGATGGAATGATCAAGCGCCAACTTGGAATTTCTGTAAATATTTGATTAATGAAAAAGGGGAATTGGTAAAATTTTTCTCTTCTACCGTAACGCCGATGAGTCCGGAAATTATTGCTGCGATTACTACAAAATAATTTTAAGCGAATAAATTAAAAAAGGTGTTTGAAAAATTAATTTTTCAAACACCTTTTTTAAAGATCAATTTTGGACTTCGAAAAAATAATTTTTTGAACCCGCTTTTCGCTTTACGCAGATAAATAAGAATATTTTATTGATTGTATGAATATTGAGCTTATTGTTAGCCATTGTCTTTAAATTTCTAAATCAATGCTCAATTCCTCATTTTCCTTTGCTTTGGAAGGGCTTAGCGTGAGGCTTATTCCATAAGTGAATTCGGAGCAGAATCATTTAAAAATACATGTTCTTTTTAAAAAAATAAACAGGCTCTAAATAATAACAAATAATATTCTATATTTGCACCCTTAAAAAAAGAAAGAACAATACTTCAATTAATACGTTTAGATTATGCAAAACAAAGGTGCCATCAGGTTTTTCGCGATATTATTAGCAATAACTTGTGCTTATTACCTCACATTTACTTATGTAACCAATAAGGTTGAAAAGGCTGCAAAACAATATGGTCAAGATTATTCCCAAAAGCCAGCCGTTGTAAAATCGGCGAAAGATTTTGCCGGAAATGATGCTGCCAAAGAAAGCTTTTATTTAGATTCTATTTCCTTAGAAAGACAAAATTTCTATTTGGATTCTATCAAAAATCAGCCTGTTTACGATATTCTTATCAATAAATTTACGTATGAAGATTGTAAGGAAAGAGCCATCAATTTAGGATTGGATTTACGTGGAGGAATGAACATTACACTCGAAATTTCGGAACCGGATATTATTCGTTCCCTTTCCAATAACAATACTGATATCGGATTTAACAAAGCCATTGCTGATGCAGAATTACAACAAAAAACTTCTACAAAAGATTTTGTAACGCTTTTTGGCGAAGCGTTTAAACAAGATAATCCGAACGCACATTTGTCTGCATATTTCCAAACCATCGAATTAAAAAATAAAATAAGTTACAATACTTCCGATGATGATGTAATTAAATTTTTACGTTCCAGCGTCAATGAAGCCATTGCTACGTCGAAAGAAACTTTGCGTGCGCGGATTGATAAATTTGGTGTTACACAACCCAATATCCAATTGTTATCGGGTTCTGGTAGGATTTTAGTGGAATTGCCAGGTGTAAGCGACAAAGAGCGTGTTCGTAAATTATTAGAAGGTACAGCCAATCTGGAATTTTGGGAAACATACGAAAATACAGATGTATATCCTTTGTTGGAAAAAGCAAACAACCGCTTGAGAGATTTGCTTGCCCTTAAAACAGATATAGATACTACTTTAAGCGCGAAAAAAGATACCTCGAATTCACTTTCAAACCCGGCACAAAAATTAGTTGTTTCAGACAAAGAAATAAAAAGTGCAAAAAATGAGAAAGTAGCTTCAAAAGAAGACAGTGCTTCCTTGAAAAAAGATTCTGCTAAAGTGGCTTCTAAATCATTGATGCA
This DNA window, taken from Bacteroidia bacterium, encodes the following:
- a CDS encoding glutathione peroxidase, giving the protein MKKIIFSTTFILSLMACKEILSKPTGNLQTLKSSTSFYDFKMKSLDGDTIDFSRYKGKKILIVNTASKCGFTPQYADLEKLHEQYGDKVVILGFPANNFAHQEPGTSSDIKSFCAKNYGVKFQMFEKISVKGDDQCALYKWLSHKELNGWNDQAPTWNFCKYLINEKGELVKFFSSTVTPMSPEIIAAITTK